In Vibrio sp. JC009, a single window of DNA contains:
- a CDS encoding polysaccharide biosynthesis/export family protein codes for MQHFNLKTFVSRVISLAAISAYVPFSASAISLNEQQLSSSATPAQLQQAAQMGMAPNQSLEAGSYTKENRNNALLPGEVDVRQLLPSSGEAFPPPYAANLFAGGYESERTDGLNDNYLIAPGDKINIWLWGAVNYSDVATVDNQGNIFIPNIGPITVKDVPASEVNALVTSKIKRIYTNNVSVYVNLLTTTPVSIYLSGPVIRPGQYAGMASDSILYFLKRAGGIDSERGSYREIQVIRNDEVLKTVDLYDFIRTGNMPKVNFKDGDVILVSPQKSAITVSGAVRNPFRFELKQQTSVGEQLTSYSRPLAKASHVGIVGNRESGPFSVYISYEKFKDFELKDGDKVIFNDDLHAKIIDIQISGSYEGPSYFAVKEGTLLHDMLSYIPVEESLADYESIYILRESVAQRQKEMLEESLNRLEKSVFTAPASSDGEAAIRAQEAQMVLQFTERARRIEPLGKVIVSENGNIANIRLEQGDQIVIPPKTDLIQIAGEVLMPQAVVFSPKATVDDYVAWAGGFTERAEDSRIAVIRANGLVEFNDTASVRKGDQIMVLPKVDTKTMQAIKDITQIIYQIAVAANVAID; via the coding sequence ATGCAGCATTTTAACTTAAAGACTTTTGTTAGCCGGGTTATTTCCCTGGCGGCTATTAGTGCATATGTACCATTTAGTGCCAGTGCCATTTCTCTAAATGAACAGCAACTTTCCAGTTCTGCTACACCGGCTCAATTGCAGCAGGCGGCGCAGATGGGTATGGCTCCGAATCAATCGTTAGAAGCAGGGTCATATACTAAAGAGAACCGAAATAACGCATTATTACCAGGGGAGGTGGATGTACGGCAATTACTTCCGTCTTCAGGAGAAGCCTTTCCGCCACCGTATGCGGCAAATTTATTTGCTGGTGGTTATGAGTCAGAAAGAACGGACGGGTTAAATGATAATTATCTGATCGCTCCCGGTGATAAAATCAATATCTGGCTCTGGGGCGCAGTAAATTATTCAGATGTTGCAACCGTGGATAATCAGGGGAATATCTTTATCCCTAATATCGGTCCTATTACCGTTAAAGATGTTCCGGCTAGTGAAGTTAATGCCCTTGTTACTTCCAAGATTAAGCGTATCTATACCAATAATGTTAGTGTGTATGTGAACCTGCTTACAACTACGCCCGTTAGCATTTATCTTTCCGGACCTGTCATTCGTCCGGGACAATATGCTGGTATGGCATCAGATAGCATTCTCTATTTTCTTAAGCGTGCCGGGGGAATTGATTCTGAACGCGGTAGCTATAGAGAAATCCAGGTAATTAGAAACGATGAAGTTCTGAAAACCGTTGATCTGTACGACTTTATTCGTACGGGTAATATGCCAAAGGTTAACTTTAAAGATGGCGATGTTATTCTGGTTAGCCCACAGAAGTCGGCTATTACTGTCTCTGGGGCAGTCAGAAATCCATTCCGCTTTGAATTAAAGCAACAGACTTCAGTTGGTGAGCAGCTTACAAGTTATTCAAGACCTTTAGCGAAAGCGAGTCATGTAGGTATTGTAGGAAACAGAGAAAGTGGTCCGTTTTCCGTTTATATCTCCTACGAAAAGTTCAAAGACTTTGAGCTGAAAGATGGCGATAAGGTGATTTTTAACGATGACCTGCACGCAAAGATCATCGATATTCAGATATCAGGTAGTTATGAAGGGCCTTCATACTTCGCAGTAAAAGAAGGAACACTGCTGCATGATATGCTTTCTTATATCCCTGTTGAGGAAAGCTTAGCTGATTACGAGTCTATCTATATCCTTCGCGAAAGTGTGGCGCAGCGTCAAAAAGAGATGCTAGAAGAGTCGCTTAACCGCTTAGAAAAGAGTGTATTTACAGCGCCAGCTTCCTCAGATGGTGAGGCAGCTATTCGTGCGCAAGAAGCGCAAATGGTCTTACAGTTTACCGAGAGAGCTAGGAGAATTGAGCCACTTGGTAAGGTAATCGTTTCTGAAAACGGCAATATTGCAAATATCCGCCTGGAGCAGGGCGATCAGATTGTAATTCCACCAAAAACCGACCTTATCCAGATCGCTGGTGAAGTACTTATGCCACAGGCAGTAGTATTTAGCCCCAAGGCAACAGTGGATGACTATGTAGCCTGGGCTGGTGGATTTACCGAAAGGGCAGAAGACTCACGTATTGCAGTGATCAGAGCAAACGGGCTGGTTGAATTCAACGACACAGCAAGCGTCCGAAAAGGCGACCAAATAATGGTTCTGCCAAAAGTTGACACCAAAACCATGCAAGCGATCAAAGATATCACTCAGATCATCTACCAAATCGCAGTCGCAGCAAACGTAGCAATAGACTAA
- a CDS encoding ABC transporter permease, whose amino-acid sequence MALVKKRAALQIWGDVIFAIFLREVRGKSSDKLGIAWSVVSPVAFIFFLSFFRGKLDGGMTHGVPTFYFMVYGMILIQFFLGTVSSVSGAITKNKPLYAFRQVQPLSSVIAITVLELLIKLFVVFAIAVICFFLEVEFYIADPLEVILIFIRVWLFCTSIGLIFALLKCYVPELDKIRSLAMRPMFFISGLFFSLQDFPREYWPYLNWNPLLHAVELTRYAAYPAYGNVGVSYFYLDLFTLLSLCLALSCYHIGWKQAISR is encoded by the coding sequence ATGGCTTTAGTAAAAAAACGCGCCGCTCTCCAAATCTGGGGGGATGTGATTTTTGCAATTTTCCTTCGAGAAGTAAGGGGTAAATCGAGTGATAAGCTTGGTATTGCTTGGTCAGTAGTTTCGCCAGTTGCCTTTATCTTTTTCCTTTCATTTTTCCGGGGGAAACTGGATGGAGGAATGACACACGGTGTTCCAACATTTTATTTTATGGTTTATGGGATGATACTGATACAGTTTTTTTTAGGCACAGTTTCTTCAGTCAGTGGAGCAATTACCAAAAATAAACCATTATATGCTTTCAGACAGGTACAACCGTTAAGTTCTGTAATCGCTATAACAGTCTTGGAACTTCTTATTAAGCTATTCGTAGTATTCGCAATAGCTGTGATTTGCTTCTTTTTAGAAGTGGAATTTTATATTGCAGATCCTTTAGAAGTCATTCTTATCTTTATTCGTGTTTGGCTATTCTGCACTAGTATTGGCCTAATATTTGCGCTATTGAAGTGTTATGTCCCTGAGCTGGATAAAATACGTTCGTTGGCTATGAGACCGATGTTTTTTATCTCAGGGTTGTTTTTTAGTCTGCAAGATTTTCCAAGAGAATATTGGCCTTATTTAAATTGGAACCCTTTGCTTCACGCAGTGGAGCTAACGCGTTATGCTGCTTACCCAGCATATGGAAATGTGGGAGTAAGCTATTTTTACTTGGATCTGTTTACCTTACTGAGTTTATGTTTAGCTCTTTCTTGTTACCACATTGGTTGGAAGCAGGCTATTAGTCGTTAA
- a CDS encoding glycosyltransferase family 2 protein, with protein sequence MIDIILATYNGEKYVEQQLKSIQNNVDYDKLISRVIVVDDGSQDGTTDIVKVLAASDNKIVLEKNISGAHGACENFAFGISLSDANYIMLCDQDDIWLKDKISLSFSRMIEAEKRNPDKPILVFSDKQIVDENLNLICDSYFQLKKIDKGWHHSFDRLLHQNVISGCTMLFNRKLSQIAQPIPSDCYMHDWWISLFASKFGQIEFIDKPLIQYRQHANNTIGARQKGLTLVTNFFYHLDSFEGSFRKTAQQAKLFKERVEMPGHKKQDQATDTLIALATVEQQSIVERLKYFNSNTITRSNAFGRFALFLTLIRLPVLDR encoded by the coding sequence ATGATAGACATCATCCTAGCCACCTACAACGGTGAAAAATACGTCGAACAACAACTCAAGTCGATCCAGAATAATGTTGACTACGATAAGCTAATATCGCGTGTGATAGTCGTGGATGATGGCTCACAAGACGGGACTACAGATATTGTTAAGGTTTTAGCTGCAAGTGATAACAAGATCGTTCTGGAAAAAAACATTAGTGGAGCGCATGGCGCATGCGAAAACTTCGCATTTGGGATCAGCCTGAGCGATGCAAACTATATAATGCTCTGTGATCAGGATGATATTTGGCTAAAGGATAAAATTTCACTTTCATTCAGCCGAATGATTGAAGCAGAAAAAAGAAACCCAGATAAACCAATACTCGTCTTTTCTGATAAGCAAATTGTTGATGAAAACCTAAATCTTATATGTGATAGCTATTTTCAACTTAAAAAGATAGATAAAGGTTGGCACCATAGCTTTGATCGGTTGCTTCACCAGAATGTAATATCAGGCTGCACCATGCTGTTTAACAGAAAGCTAAGTCAGATAGCGCAGCCAATCCCTTCTGATTGTTATATGCACGATTGGTGGATTAGCCTTTTTGCATCCAAGTTCGGACAAATTGAATTTATTGATAAGCCTTTGATCCAGTACCGTCAACATGCCAATAATACCATAGGTGCCAGGCAAAAAGGGCTGACGCTTGTTACTAATTTCTTTTATCACTTGGATTCCTTTGAGGGTAGTTTTCGAAAAACAGCCCAACAGGCTAAGTTATTTAAAGAGCGGGTTGAAATGCCTGGACATAAAAAACAAGATCAAGCCACGGATACGCTGATTGCTTTGGCAACTGTTGAACAACAAAGCATTGTCGAGCGATTAAAATATTTTAATAGCAATACAATAACAAGAAGCAATGCATTCGGCCGATTTGCATTGTTTCTCACTTTAATAAGATTACCAGTTTTAGATAGATAG
- a CDS encoding glycosyltransferase, with product MRLFISVVSHRHHSIIINLESVRLLAEDTNVEVVCRDNVHVHVLEDTCKDIGAHYIANKKPQGFAANNNANFIYCREQLGMRDDDYFVMFNPDVYIDKQNIHQLRRELRNRKPSLAVPNLFLDKEEYVHDDNIRTYPKFSQFVRTYLFSERTTMVNRRKKLKHSSNYWASCAFMAVRAELFLNSHGLDEKYYMYCEDVDFCYRLKEQGTYFHYLENVKAVHFRRRRSKMFLSKHFFWHVQSVLKYSLTKKTFQAKQSQLEQLNRQL from the coding sequence ATGCGTCTTTTTATTTCAGTAGTCTCTCACAGACATCATAGCATCATCATTAACCTCGAATCGGTTCGTTTGTTAGCAGAAGACACGAATGTAGAGGTAGTATGCAGAGATAACGTGCATGTTCACGTGTTAGAAGATACCTGCAAGGATATTGGTGCTCATTATATAGCTAACAAAAAGCCGCAGGGTTTCGCTGCAAATAATAACGCCAATTTTATCTACTGCAGAGAGCAGTTAGGGATGCGAGATGACGACTACTTCGTTATGTTTAACCCAGATGTATATATCGACAAGCAAAATATACATCAACTTAGGAGAGAACTACGAAACAGGAAGCCTTCGCTGGCAGTGCCAAATTTGTTCTTGGATAAGGAAGAATATGTTCACGATGACAACATTCGTACATATCCGAAATTTTCTCAGTTCGTAAGAACCTATCTGTTTAGTGAACGCACAACAATGGTGAACCGCCGTAAAAAGCTTAAACATAGCAGTAACTATTGGGCAAGCTGCGCATTTATGGCAGTACGGGCGGAGCTTTTTCTGAACAGTCATGGTTTAGATGAAAAATACTATATGTACTGTGAAGACGTAGACTTTTGTTACCGATTGAAGGAGCAGGGCACCTATTTCCACTATCTGGAAAATGTAAAAGCCGTACACTTCAGAAGGAGAAGAAGCAAAATGTTCCTAAGCAAACACTTCTTCTGGCACGTACAAAGTGTGCTAAAATACAGCCTCACCAAAAAAACATTCCAGGCAAAACAATCCCAACTAGAGCAATTAAATAGGCAGCTGTAG
- the rfbD gene encoding dTDP-4-dehydrorhamnose reductase — protein sequence MKKVLITGRDGQLAWELGQTMPEGIELKSLGIEELDISDDSQVNKAMYSFNPDFVINTADYTAVDKAESDKETAYAVNEKGCEYLAIACKKHKAKLIHVSTDFVFDGTKSTSYQPDDQTSPISVYGASKLAGEIKIGEILGSEATIIRTAWLYSVNGSNFVKSMLRLMQEKEQLSIVYDQVGTPTWAKGLAKVIWALLQSDSRQSTTDSRIFHWTDTGVASWFDFAVAIQELATEKGMLKDEIPVYPIPTPAYTTPAKRPSFSITDKTLLEEICGIKAAHWRRQLSSMLDELNSHCSSNVNRFNEVDKKKHELELTLVQEDLEKAIINNNFSLIKPIYKGE from the coding sequence ATGAAAAAAGTACTAATAACAGGCCGAGATGGTCAGTTGGCGTGGGAATTGGGGCAAACCATGCCGGAAGGAATAGAGCTCAAGTCATTAGGCATAGAAGAGCTTGATATTTCGGACGACTCTCAAGTTAATAAGGCAATGTATAGCTTCAATCCAGACTTTGTAATTAATACAGCGGATTACACGGCAGTAGACAAAGCTGAATCAGATAAAGAAACAGCCTACGCAGTAAATGAAAAAGGATGTGAGTATTTAGCTATCGCTTGTAAGAAACACAAAGCTAAATTAATACACGTATCAACAGACTTTGTGTTTGATGGGACCAAAAGTACTTCTTACCAACCAGACGATCAAACGAGCCCCATCTCTGTTTACGGTGCATCAAAGCTAGCGGGCGAAATTAAAATAGGCGAAATACTAGGCAGCGAAGCAACCATCATCAGAACGGCTTGGCTATACTCGGTCAACGGTAGTAATTTCGTAAAATCCATGCTACGCCTAATGCAGGAAAAAGAGCAACTAAGCATAGTCTACGATCAAGTTGGTACCCCAACTTGGGCAAAGGGCCTGGCAAAAGTAATTTGGGCACTACTTCAATCCGACAGCCGACAGTCGACAACTGACAGCCGTATTTTCCATTGGACCGATACCGGCGTTGCATCATGGTTCGACTTCGCTGTAGCAATACAGGAATTAGCGACCGAAAAAGGTATGTTGAAAGATGAAATCCCAGTCTATCCAATTCCAACACCCGCGTATACAACCCCTGCGAAACGTCCAAGCTTTAGCATAACAGACAAAACACTTTTAGAAGAGATTTGTGGTATAAAAGCGGCTCATTGGAGAAGACAACTCTCATCGATGCTTGATGAGCTAAATAGTCATTGTTCATCTAATGTGAATCGATTCAATGAAGTGGATAAAAAGAAACATGAATTGGAATTAACATTGGTTCAAGAAGATTTAGAAAAAGCCATAATTAATAATAATTTTAGTTTAATTAAACCCATATATAAAGGTGAATAA
- a CDS encoding ISAs1 family transposase: MNGLSLLDHISIIQDPRQAWKIEHKLSDIIFLTVAAVIAGAEGWKDIEDFGEDNLEWLRQYGDFEHGVPVHDTIARVMNLISAKQLQKCFSAWMRDCHEAANGDVIAIDGKTIRGTYNKEKRCGAIHMVSAFSAANQVVLGQVKTAEKSNEITAIPELLKLLEIRGCLVTIDAMGCQKEIAKQIVDKGADYLFAVKGNQPKLEEAMGKAFNSAMLNSYEGDKYSTQEKGHGRTETRMALVSHDPSELGDVEFDWADLSTLGVVVSIRQEGDQPAEEMTIRYYISSAKLTAKELMEKSRAHWSIEVQMYWRLDVGMNEDSCRIQREHAGENLAVVRHIALNLLTEEKTFKAGIKRKQKKANRSNAYLSLVLAGQGAS, encoded by the coding sequence ATGAACGGATTAAGCCTTTTGGACCACATTTCAATAATACAAGACCCACGCCAAGCCTGGAAAATAGAGCATAAGCTATCAGATATTATTTTTCTGACGGTAGCTGCTGTGATTGCAGGTGCAGAAGGTTGGAAAGATATTGAAGACTTCGGAGAGGATAATCTTGAATGGCTTAGACAATATGGCGACTTTGAACATGGTGTTCCGGTTCATGACACGATAGCCAGAGTAATGAATTTAATTTCAGCGAAGCAATTGCAAAAGTGTTTTTCTGCTTGGATGAGAGATTGTCATGAAGCGGCTAATGGTGATGTTATTGCTATTGACGGAAAGACTATTCGAGGTACTTACAACAAAGAAAAACGTTGTGGTGCGATTCATATGGTTAGCGCCTTTAGTGCTGCAAATCAGGTTGTTCTGGGGCAGGTAAAAACAGCGGAAAAATCAAACGAGATCACAGCAATACCAGAGCTATTGAAGCTATTAGAAATTCGTGGGTGCCTTGTCACTATTGATGCTATGGGCTGTCAGAAGGAAATAGCTAAACAGATAGTAGATAAAGGAGCGGATTATCTTTTTGCTGTAAAAGGCAATCAGCCAAAGCTAGAAGAAGCGATGGGAAAAGCCTTTAATTCTGCGATGCTGAATAGCTACGAAGGCGATAAGTATAGTACTCAAGAAAAAGGGCATGGCCGAACAGAGACTCGAATGGCACTGGTAAGCCATGACCCATCAGAGCTTGGTGATGTAGAGTTTGACTGGGCAGATTTAAGCACTTTAGGTGTTGTTGTTTCTATCAGGCAAGAAGGCGACCAGCCAGCAGAAGAAATGACGATCAGATATTACATCAGCTCAGCTAAGTTAACGGCGAAAGAACTGATGGAAAAGTCCAGAGCGCATTGGAGTATAGAAGTTCAAATGTATTGGCGACTGGACGTTGGAATGAATGAAGATAGCTGTCGAATTCAGCGAGAACATGCTGGTGAGAACTTAGCAGTAGTTCGGCATATAGCTTTAAACCTGCTGACGGAAGAGAAAACTTTCAAGGCGGGGATAAAAAGGAAGCAGAAGAAGGCGAACAGAAGTAACGCCTATCTTTCTCTAGTCCTTGCAGGGCAAGGGGCTTCGTAA
- a CDS encoding YjbF family lipoprotein — translation MKNLKRTKNVFAGFVSLCLIACTQNYQDFNATLKEGVFGFEDANMSAEDINKLPYASTNVRIDDGAEVFIVLGLAEPSLKAPNHTQLKWVSSDFGMLVTENGRLIKTLRLPIDNLVGITPSKHLDPLSIQGEKPKAHYWQAKYDWQPEYRYGYTAEIQWRYMNDETIAATTWEKTTQYYQETVHFPSLNRTITNHFWLDKSTHRVVKSIQSIGPEMPEVAMTIVKHFNG, via the coding sequence ATGAAAAATCTCAAAAGGACAAAAAATGTGTTCGCAGGTTTTGTTAGCCTGTGTCTCATTGCCTGCACTCAGAACTATCAAGACTTTAACGCAACCCTAAAAGAGGGGGTATTTGGCTTTGAAGATGCCAATATGTCTGCTGAAGATATAAATAAGCTCCCCTATGCAAGCACCAATGTACGAATAGACGATGGTGCTGAAGTTTTTATTGTCTTAGGGCTTGCCGAACCATCACTTAAAGCCCCGAACCACACTCAACTTAAGTGGGTTAGTTCTGACTTTGGAATGCTTGTGACTGAAAATGGTCGTCTGATTAAAACTCTTCGATTACCCATAGATAACTTAGTGGGTATAACGCCCTCTAAACATTTGGATCCGCTATCCATTCAGGGTGAAAAACCAAAAGCTCATTACTGGCAGGCAAAGTATGACTGGCAACCTGAATATCGTTATGGATATACAGCAGAAATACAGTGGCGTTATATGAATGATGAAACTATTGCGGCTACAACGTGGGAAAAAACCACTCAGTACTATCAGGAAACTGTGCACTTTCCCAGCCTAAATAGAACAATCACTAACCACTTCTGGCTGGATAAAAGCACCCATAGAGTAGTTAAATCCATTCAGAGCATAGGACCTGAAATGCCTGAAGTAGCAATGACCATTGTAAAACATTTTAATGGGTAA
- the rfbC gene encoding dTDP-4-dehydrorhamnose 3,5-epimerase produces MKFIETDIPDVKIIEPTVFGDDRGFFMETFRTSLFKEQCSEREFVQENHSKSSHGILRGLHYQTENTQGKLVRVVSGCVFDVAVDMRKSSPTFGQWVGVELSAVNKRQLWVPEGFAHGFYVMSDEAEFVYKCTDYYNPEAEISVKWDDADIGVNWPLGDGQAPCLSGKDEVGLSFTEAPKFR; encoded by the coding sequence ATGAAATTTATAGAAACAGATATACCAGACGTTAAGATTATTGAGCCTACTGTATTTGGTGATGATCGTGGCTTTTTTATGGAGACTTTCCGAACTTCTCTGTTTAAAGAGCAGTGCAGTGAAAGAGAGTTTGTGCAGGAGAATCACAGTAAATCCAGCCACGGAATATTGAGAGGTTTGCATTATCAGACCGAGAATACTCAAGGGAAATTAGTCCGTGTTGTGTCTGGGTGTGTTTTTGATGTTGCTGTAGATATGCGTAAAAGCTCTCCGACATTTGGTCAGTGGGTGGGAGTAGAGCTATCAGCTGTTAATAAAAGGCAATTGTGGGTGCCGGAAGGTTTTGCTCACGGATTTTACGTGATGTCTGATGAGGCTGAGTTCGTATACAAGTGTACGGATTACTATAACCCAGAGGCAGAAATCTCAGTAAAGTGGGATGATGCGGATATAGGTGTAAACTGGCCTTTAGGCGATGGTCAGGCTCCATGCCTGTCTGGTAAGGATGAAGTAGGATTATCCTTTACCGAAGCACCAAAGTTTAGGTGA
- a CDS encoding lipopolysaccharide biosynthesis protein, which produces MGKDAVQDRFNNFRKGISRREFNRVDFLVARAEQFKAEDPELAKRILTRVENLRNQVDDVSHKSSISGLVESENRKANQKIIVKKQGDDSQKSTTELNPTTVLKRPFILFVLIPTVIFSIYQIFLATERFESQAKVIVQQPDGMATLDASMALFSGLGGVPTGNSDTELVKAYVYSFDMVEYLNDRLNLRTHFSMYDADYFSRIHEGDSREKMLEFYKEHIEVQIDEKSGVVSIFTQGFTPEYAQLVAETIVKRAEWYINSIGHQLAEAQLKFVKGEHQIVEDKLADAQTRLLKFQQKYNLLDPTAEGLAMQQITYTLEGQISAKEAELKASQSVMSSDAPQVIALKAELTALKSQLKSERSKLSQENGGESIPVSEILAKYTDLKVKMELALQSYTASQVSLEKSRIEAYRQMKYLITVESATLPEESKYPNVFYNITLFLVVLSMTFAIGKIVLSTIRELK; this is translated from the coding sequence ATGGGAAAAGACGCAGTACAAGATCGATTTAATAATTTTAGAAAAGGCATTAGCAGGAGGGAGTTCAATCGGGTCGACTTTCTTGTTGCTAGAGCTGAGCAATTCAAAGCGGAAGATCCAGAGCTTGCAAAAAGAATTTTGACTCGCGTTGAAAATCTGAGAAATCAGGTGGATGACGTAAGCCATAAATCATCGATTTCAGGTTTGGTTGAAAGTGAGAACAGAAAAGCCAATCAAAAAATCATAGTAAAGAAACAGGGAGATGACAGTCAAAAATCGACAACTGAATTAAATCCGACTACTGTTTTAAAAAGGCCCTTTATTCTTTTCGTTCTAATTCCAACCGTTATATTTAGCATCTACCAAATCTTTCTAGCTACAGAACGTTTTGAAAGTCAGGCTAAAGTAATAGTTCAGCAGCCTGACGGTATGGCTACTTTGGATGCATCTATGGCGCTCTTTTCTGGACTGGGGGGAGTACCCACTGGGAATTCTGATACAGAATTGGTGAAAGCTTACGTCTATTCATTTGATATGGTGGAGTACCTAAATGATAGGTTGAATCTCCGTACGCACTTTAGCATGTATGATGCAGACTATTTCAGTCGAATCCATGAAGGTGACAGCCGTGAGAAGATGCTTGAATTTTATAAGGAACATATTGAAGTCCAAATAGATGAAAAATCAGGTGTGGTTAGTATTTTTACTCAAGGCTTTACTCCTGAATATGCTCAACTGGTAGCTGAGACTATCGTTAAGCGTGCTGAATGGTATATCAATTCTATTGGTCACCAGCTAGCAGAGGCTCAACTTAAGTTTGTTAAGGGTGAACATCAAATCGTGGAAGATAAATTGGCAGATGCTCAGACCCGCCTGCTTAAGTTCCAGCAAAAATATAATCTTTTGGATCCGACAGCGGAAGGTTTGGCAATGCAGCAAATAACTTATACGCTAGAAGGGCAGATATCAGCAAAAGAAGCAGAACTAAAAGCCTCGCAATCTGTTATGAGCTCTGATGCTCCACAAGTTATCGCATTAAAAGCAGAACTGACAGCACTTAAGTCACAGCTAAAAAGTGAACGAAGCAAGCTATCTCAGGAAAATGGAGGTGAATCAATTCCAGTTAGTGAAATCCTTGCAAAATATACTGATTTAAAAGTGAAAATGGAGCTTGCTCTACAGTCATATACTGCATCTCAGGTTTCACTAGAAAAGTCACGAATCGAAGCATACCGCCAGATGAAGTACTTGATAACAGTCGAATCAGCTACTTTACCAGAAGAGTCAAAATACCCGAATGTCTTCTACAATATAACTCTCTTTCTTGTGGTGCTAAGTATGACATTTGCAATAGGTAAAATAGTTTTATCGACAATAAGAGAGCTTAAATAG
- a CDS encoding capsule biosynthesis GfcC family protein, with amino-acid sequence MSLVFRILFVLSSAFSVLASASEAKISLPSYSATLVYKEPVRLSQVLSETNAYIYKNKLTAPYWLGAQLIEPAKNSQIEVMKKKVLEKLNYLSRYHTGSTFKADLLSDLLNKAKFGYRHFIPLDNDLIRLKLSLNPVLEGVYSLISPPRTNNIFVVGTTTSLAAFKLKGHQPLNTYIEQASLPQNSNDKSIFIIQPDGALSVISDSYWKNQTVFLAPGALLYIGFEDLPERMSGLNREIAELLRYMEPPTQGSQQ; translated from the coding sequence ATGAGCCTTGTATTTAGAATTCTGTTCGTTCTGTCTTCTGCTTTTTCAGTTTTAGCTTCTGCATCAGAAGCTAAAATATCGCTTCCCAGTTATTCTGCGACTCTCGTATACAAAGAGCCTGTCAGACTTTCTCAGGTTTTAAGTGAAACCAATGCCTATATATATAAAAACAAACTCACGGCGCCATACTGGCTTGGAGCACAGTTAATCGAGCCGGCTAAAAACAGCCAAATTGAAGTAATGAAAAAAAAGGTTCTGGAAAAACTTAACTACCTCTCCAGATATCATACCGGATCAACTTTCAAAGCTGACCTTCTGAGTGATCTGCTTAATAAAGCAAAATTCGGTTATCGTCACTTTATTCCTCTGGACAATGACCTTATTAGGCTCAAATTATCATTAAACCCTGTACTTGAGGGCGTCTATTCGCTTATTTCCCCACCTCGTACCAACAATATATTTGTTGTGGGTACGACCACATCGCTAGCTGCGTTTAAATTAAAAGGCCACCAACCACTGAATACCTACATAGAGCAAGCTTCCCTGCCCCAGAACAGCAATGATAAAAGTATTTTCATCATACAACCAGACGGAGCTTTATCAGTAATCAGTGACAGTTACTGGAAAAACCAGACTGTATTCTTAGCTCCGGGGGCACTTCTTTACATAGGGTTTGAAGATCTCCCTGAGCGCATGTCCGGGCTTAACCGAGAGATAGCAGAATTATTACGTTATATGGAACCGCCAACACAAGGAAGCCAGCAGTAA